A single region of the Labeo rohita strain BAU-BD-2019 chromosome 3, IGBB_LRoh.1.0, whole genome shotgun sequence genome encodes:
- the tcap gene encoding telethonin, whose translation MQMCTVLEKKGGCVVGAELSCSVREENPTRKESYTANWRSINMKTQPEDRQSMLMSDDSRRESLSRYWQSRPLNQACPSGVVRVGTVDTGVREHQLLPYRNTLPLPIFKPAEFGVRLGRGAPHTLEDLPPARVPDGACPDKRPVDQITRDLPPVKPMRMEFAKAPRTLGRSMSQEAQRG comes from the exons ATGCAGATGTGCACAGTCCTGGAGAAGAAAGGAGGATGCGTGGTTGGAGCCGAACTCAGCTGCAGTGTGAGGGAGGAAAATCCAACTAGGAAAGAGAGTTACACCGCTAACTGGCGCAGCATTAATATGAAAACTCAACCTGAGGATCG CCAGTCGATGCTGATGTCAGATGACTCTCGCCGAGAGTCCCTGTCCCGTTATTGGCAGTCACGTCCTCTCAATCAGGCCTGCCCATCAGGTGTTGTCAGAGTGGGCACTGTGGACACAGGTGTAAGAGAGCACCAGCTCTTACCCTACAGGAACACCCTGCCTCTGCCTATCTTCAAGCCTGCTGAATTTGGTGTCCGCCTGGGTCGTGGAGCCCCACACACCCTGGAAGATCTCCCTCCTGCCCGGGTTCCCGACGGAGCCTGTCCAGACAAGAGGCCAGTGGACCAGATCACCAGGGACCTGCCACCCGTCAAACCAATGCGAATGGAGTTTGCCAAAGCACCCAGAACCCTGGGCCGATCCATGTCTCAGGAGGCCCAGAGAGGCTGA